The following are encoded in a window of Psychrobacter sp. P11F6 genomic DNA:
- the murG gene encoding undecaprenyldiphospho-muramoylpentapeptide beta-N-acetylglucosaminyltransferase, with product MKAPHILMMAAGTGGHVFPALAVAEELTQRGAVIHWLGTPNGMENGLVAPTGYPFHAIEMQGLRGKGIGRLLKLPVTLLSATMAVIKVIRSNQIDIVVGFGGYVTAPGGIAARLTNTPLIIHEQNAIAGMSNRYLSKIATKVLQAFEDTFANSAQDAKLETVGNPVRNAITGVSEPTVRYDVNDNSPLKLLVVGGSLGAQALNDTVPKALALLNQPFEVRHQCGRNNEAATQAAYDEQDLSMHKFVVQPFIDDMAAAYNWADVIVCRAGALTVTEIQNVGIAAIFVPLPHAVDDHQTANARTLTSHDAAILLPQSELTAQRLSNELAALNREKCLAMAKKGHALANRSASKQVADIIWQTL from the coding sequence ATGAAAGCACCGCATATATTAATGATGGCCGCGGGTACTGGTGGGCATGTGTTCCCAGCGCTGGCAGTGGCTGAGGAATTGACTCAGCGTGGTGCGGTTATTCATTGGCTAGGAACGCCAAATGGTATGGAAAACGGCTTGGTTGCACCGACTGGTTATCCTTTTCATGCGATTGAGATGCAGGGTTTACGCGGTAAAGGAATCGGGCGTTTATTGAAGTTGCCAGTGACTTTATTGTCAGCGACGATGGCAGTTATAAAGGTGATTCGTAGTAATCAAATTGACATAGTTGTCGGTTTCGGTGGTTATGTGACTGCACCTGGCGGCATCGCCGCACGTCTGACCAATACGCCTCTGATTATCCATGAACAAAATGCCATTGCAGGCATGAGTAATCGCTACCTATCCAAGATTGCAACCAAGGTGCTGCAAGCATTTGAGGATACCTTTGCCAATAGTGCACAGGATGCTAAGCTTGAAACGGTGGGTAACCCAGTACGCAATGCCATCACTGGTGTCTCTGAACCGACGGTGCGTTATGATGTTAATGACAACTCACCGCTCAAATTGTTGGTGGTGGGTGGCTCACTTGGTGCACAAGCCTTAAACGACACTGTGCCAAAAGCGCTGGCATTGCTCAATCAGCCTTTTGAAGTGCGTCACCAATGCGGGCGTAACAATGAGGCTGCCACACAAGCGGCTTACGATGAGCAGGACTTGAGTATGCACAAATTTGTGGTACAGCCTTTTATCGACGATATGGCTGCCGCTTATAATTGGGCAGATGTTATTGTTTGCCGAGCAGGCGCATTGACGGTTACGGAAATCCAGAACGTTGGTATTGCCGCAATTTTTGTACCGCTGCCGCATGCGGTAGATGACCATCAGACTGCTAATGCCCGCACTTTAACCTCACACGATGCGGCGATTTTGTTACCGCAGTCTGAGTTGACAGCGCAGCGTTTGAGCAATGAGCTTGCTGCCCTTAATCGAGAGAAGTGCCTAGCGATGGCCAAAAAAGGCCATGCCCTTGCCAATCGAAGTGCGAGCAAGCAAGTTGCTGATATTATCTGGCAAACGCTGTAG